The Halobacterium litoreum genome includes a region encoding these proteins:
- a CDS encoding CBS domain-containing protein → MNVADAMTPREDVVTVELPGTRDDILEYIQERAFSSVPVVKPSEDGERYRGLISRDDLIERPEEDQLAMLMRDAPTTTSDATIPEVASLMLSTGARRVPVVADGRLEGIVTVTDVVRAIADGEEDGDTEVGGLARRDVNTTYVETPLPVAEREISYARVPYSVVLGEDAEMAGVLTEVDIIEVARVVEGEDNTGDSMAADDDDWKWESIQATGSRYLPTRNVEIPAEPVREFMTADVVTVTKRRTAREVAQMMLTNDIEQVPLVSGDELVGIVRDVDLLAGLTDE, encoded by the coding sequence ATGAACGTCGCTGACGCGATGACGCCCCGCGAGGACGTAGTGACGGTCGAGTTGCCGGGGACGCGGGACGACATTCTGGAGTACATTCAGGAACGGGCGTTCTCGTCTGTGCCCGTCGTGAAGCCGTCCGAGGACGGCGAGCGGTACCGCGGACTCATCTCTCGGGACGACCTCATCGAGCGCCCGGAGGAAGACCAGTTGGCGATGCTGATGCGGGACGCGCCGACGACGACGAGCGACGCGACCATTCCGGAGGTGGCGTCGTTGATGTTGTCGACGGGAGCGCGCCGCGTGCCGGTCGTCGCGGACGGGCGACTGGAGGGCATCGTGACGGTGACAGACGTGGTGCGGGCCATCGCGGACGGCGAGGAGGACGGCGACACGGAAGTCGGCGGGCTGGCTCGCCGCGACGTGAACACGACGTACGTGGAGACGCCGCTGCCGGTCGCGGAGCGCGAAATCTCGTACGCGCGAGTGCCCTACAGCGTCGTGCTCGGCGAGGACGCGGAGATGGCGGGCGTGCTCACCGAGGTCGACATCATCGAGGTGGCTCGCGTCGTCGAAGGCGAGGACAACACGGGCGACTCGATGGCGGCCGACGACGACGACTGGAAGTGGGAGTCGATTCAGGCGACCGGGAGCCGCTACCTGCCGACGCGGAACGTGGAGATTCCGGCGGAGCCGGTCCGCGAGTTCATGACCGCGGACGTGGTGACGGTGACGAAGCGCCGGACCGCCCGCGAGGTCGCACAGATGATGTTGACCAACGACATCGAGCAGGTGCCGCTGGTGTCCGGCGACGAGCTCGTCGGCATCGTGCGGGACGTGGACTTGCTGGCGGGGCTGACCGATGAGTGA
- a CDS encoding DUF7529 family protein has protein sequence MVDSPTTEQDEVPEEDETFQEHHQRVEQMSANAGQLKDAWSNTLEDMHALADERREEGYEVTEIASVDAGPIGRDTNDPDGEYGMEFVVADDDGSEFAAAFEAGDYPEYDVYRAEVQSDAFIVEELRDPDAERVILLAGGYHLKDIAMCAFAAREEGEMFTFVRTMDGTRLGAFRHDGYEKFFPRADELPEDPAELEFF, from the coding sequence ATGGTAGATTCCCCCACGACCGAGCAGGACGAGGTGCCGGAGGAAGACGAGACGTTCCAGGAGCACCACCAGCGCGTCGAGCAGATGTCCGCGAACGCGGGACAGTTGAAGGACGCGTGGTCGAACACTCTGGAGGACATGCACGCGCTCGCCGACGAGCGACGCGAGGAGGGGTACGAGGTGACCGAAATCGCGTCCGTGGACGCCGGCCCCATCGGTCGGGACACGAACGACCCGGACGGCGAGTACGGGATGGAGTTCGTCGTCGCGGACGACGACGGGAGCGAGTTCGCCGCTGCGTTCGAGGCGGGCGACTACCCCGAGTACGACGTGTACCGCGCCGAGGTGCAGTCTGACGCGTTCATCGTGGAGGAACTGCGCGACCCGGACGCCGAGCGAGTCATCCTGCTGGCGGGCGGCTACCACTTGAAGGACATCGCGATGTGTGCGTTCGCGGCCCGCGAGGAGGGGGAGATGTTCACGTTCGTCCGGACGATGGACGGGACGCGACTCGGCGCGTTCCGCCACGACGGCTACGAGAAGTTCTTCCCGCGCGCCGACGAGCTGCCGGAGGACCCGGCGGAACTGGAGTTCTTCTGA
- a CDS encoding DUF7555 family protein: MSTPSNPGSGPGTSGVTDAPTDRLGQVLDTVTYVLAATGLFVTVSAVATLAVGGRVAPGVKYGLFVFGWLGLGAATVLLLPDRPWRDGDEGFSVFGEFAEDSQSAFQRFVQRLPPARFRPVEPDDRFATGVRMLLAALTMLGTSLVMEQVFGIGP; encoded by the coding sequence ATGTCGACGCCCTCCAATCCGGGCTCCGGCCCGGGCACGTCCGGCGTGACGGACGCGCCGACAGACCGCCTCGGCCAGGTCCTCGACACCGTGACGTACGTGCTCGCGGCGACGGGCCTGTTCGTGACGGTGTCCGCAGTCGCGACGCTCGCCGTCGGCGGGCGTGTCGCGCCGGGCGTGAAGTACGGGTTGTTCGTGTTCGGATGGCTCGGCCTGGGCGCGGCGACGGTGTTGTTGTTGCCCGACCGGCCGTGGCGCGACGGCGACGAGGGGTTCTCGGTGTTCGGCGAGTTCGCTGAGGACAGCCAGTCGGCGTTCCAGCGGTTCGTACAGCGCCTGCCGCCGGCGCGGTTCCGGCCAGTGGAGCCCGACGACCGGTTCGCCACCGGCGTGCGGATGTTGCTCGCGGCGTTGACGATGCTGGGGACGTCGCTGGTGATGGAGCAAGTGTTCGGTATCGGCCCCTGA
- a CDS encoding ABC transporter ATP-binding protein, which yields MTTLYQEEQSESVSAQTGETLVEVDDLKTYYGSEGGLLGGKPVKAVDGVNFDVHRGETLGLVGESGCGKSTLGRTLMQLENATAGEVRYDGTDITTLSGSDLKQWRQNVQMVFQDPDSSLNGRMTVGEIIMEPLNVHNWKTPQERRQRVRELLDTVGLSEEHYYRYPFQFSGGQKQRVGIARALALEPDFIVLDEPVSALDVSVQAKVLNLLDDLQEEFGLTYLLIAHDLSVVEHICDRVAVMYLGNIMEIGPVDDIFDDPANPYTQSLLSAIPEPDPNAEKNRMTLRGTPPSPRDPPTGCVFSTRCPSKIRPEQYRDIDDDVWEGIEIFREVLRERGDVTKSVRERVRDLLGMETRGMDVEEVIDDAFGELDVPSDVQQHVDEAVEHVERDDLQSAQETLRDEFGSVCESEEPETLPVGDTGRTSRCHRHREEYESSQAYLTDHFQ from the coding sequence ATGACGACGCTCTACCAGGAGGAACAAAGCGAGTCGGTTAGCGCGCAGACCGGGGAGACGCTCGTCGAAGTCGACGACCTGAAGACCTACTACGGGTCCGAGGGCGGCCTGTTGGGCGGGAAGCCCGTGAAGGCCGTCGACGGCGTGAACTTCGACGTGCATCGCGGCGAGACGCTCGGTCTCGTCGGCGAGTCCGGCTGTGGGAAGTCGACGCTCGGCCGGACCCTGATGCAGTTGGAGAACGCGACCGCGGGCGAGGTCCGGTACGACGGGACGGACATCACGACGCTCTCCGGGAGCGACCTCAAGCAGTGGCGACAGAACGTCCAGATGGTGTTCCAGGACCCGGACTCCAGTCTCAACGGCCGGATGACGGTCGGGGAGATCATCATGGAGCCGCTGAACGTCCACAACTGGAAGACGCCACAGGAGCGCCGACAGCGCGTCCGCGAACTGCTGGACACCGTCGGGCTGAGCGAGGAGCACTACTACCGGTACCCGTTCCAGTTCTCCGGCGGGCAGAAACAGCGCGTCGGCATCGCTCGCGCGCTGGCGCTGGAGCCGGACTTCATCGTGCTCGACGAGCCGGTGAGCGCCCTCGACGTCTCCGTGCAGGCGAAGGTGTTGAACCTGCTCGACGACCTGCAAGAGGAATTCGGGCTGACGTACCTGCTCATCGCACACGACCTCAGCGTCGTCGAACACATCTGTGACCGGGTCGCCGTGATGTACCTCGGGAACATCATGGAGATCGGACCGGTGGACGACATCTTCGACGACCCGGCGAACCCGTACACGCAGTCGCTGCTGTCCGCGATTCCCGAACCCGACCCGAACGCGGAGAAGAATCGGATGACGCTGCGCGGGACGCCGCCGAGTCCGCGGGACCCGCCGACGGGCTGTGTGTTCAGTACGCGGTGTCCGTCGAAGATTCGCCCCGAGCAGTACCGGGACATCGACGACGACGTCTGGGAGGGCATCGAGATCTTCCGGGAGGTGCTCCGGGAGCGCGGCGACGTGACGAAGTCCGTCCGCGAGCGCGTCCGCGACCTGCTCGGGATGGAGACGCGGGGCATGGACGTCGAGGAGGTCATCGACGACGCGTTCGGCGAACTGGACGTGCCAAGCGACGTCCAACAGCACGTCGACGAGGCCGTCGAGCACGTGGAACGCGACGACCTCCAGTCGGCACAGGAGACGCTCCGCGATGAGTTCGGGAGCGTCTGTGAGAGCGAGGAACCGGAGACGCTCCCCGTCGGGGACACCGGGCGGACGAGTCGGTGTCACCGCCACCGAGAGGAGTACGAGAGTTCCCAGGCGTACCTCACGGACCACTTCCAGTAG
- a CDS encoding ABC transporter ATP-binding protein, with translation MSQSDFATDQRSGQEPLLQVEDLQTAFFTDKETIRAVDGVDLEIGRGESVGIVGESGSGKSVTARSIMGLIESPGRVVGGSIQYKGQELVGNSEKEWRQIRGGEIAMVFQDPLSSLNPVYTVGNQIKESLRLHQGMRGREATEKAIELLEDVGIPDAPRRVDEYPHQFSGGMRQRAVIAVALACDPDLLICDEPTTALDVTIQAQILELLENLKEERDLGIMFITHDMGVIAEVTDRVNVMYAGEMVESAPVEELFDNPKHPYTQGLLESIPSRNERGDSLTTIEGEVPTPNEPATYCRFAPRCPKAFDDCEQVHPVQVEVDEGVDDHTAACLLYPDDVTQNEAVELHRSRADKTETEVTE, from the coding sequence ATGAGTCAGTCAGACTTCGCCACCGACCAGCGCTCCGGACAGGAGCCGCTCCTGCAGGTCGAGGACCTCCAGACGGCGTTCTTCACCGACAAGGAGACGATTCGCGCCGTCGACGGCGTCGACCTCGAAATCGGCCGCGGGGAGTCCGTCGGCATCGTCGGCGAGTCCGGGTCCGGGAAGTCCGTGACGGCGCGGTCCATCATGGGCCTCATCGAGTCGCCCGGCCGCGTGGTCGGCGGCTCCATCCAGTACAAGGGCCAGGAACTCGTCGGCAACTCCGAGAAGGAGTGGCGACAGATTCGCGGCGGCGAAATCGCGATGGTGTTCCAGGACCCGCTTTCCTCCCTGAACCCGGTCTACACGGTCGGGAACCAGATCAAGGAGTCGCTGCGACTCCACCAGGGGATGCGGGGCCGTGAGGCCACGGAGAAGGCCATCGAACTGCTGGAGGACGTCGGGATTCCGGACGCGCCGCGGCGCGTGGACGAGTACCCCCACCAGTTCTCCGGCGGGATGCGACAGCGCGCCGTCATCGCGGTGGCGCTGGCGTGTGACCCCGACCTGCTCATCTGCGACGAGCCGACGACGGCCCTCGACGTGACGATTCAGGCCCAGATTCTCGAGTTGCTCGAGAACCTCAAGGAGGAACGCGACCTCGGCATCATGTTCATCACGCACGACATGGGCGTCATCGCCGAGGTGACCGACCGCGTGAACGTGATGTACGCGGGCGAGATGGTCGAGTCCGCGCCCGTCGAGGAGCTGTTCGACAACCCGAAACACCCCTACACGCAGGGGCTGTTGGAGAGCATTCCGAGTCGGAACGAGCGCGGCGACAGCCTGACGACCATCGAGGGCGAGGTGCCGACGCCGAACGAGCCGGCGACGTACTGCCGGTTCGCGCCGCGGTGTCCGAAGGCGTTCGACGACTGCGAGCAAGTCCACCCGGTACAGGTGGAAGTCGACGAGGGCGTCGACGACCACACGGCGGCGTGCCTGCTGTACCCGGATGACGTCACGCAGAACGAGGCCGTCGAGTTGCATCGGTCGCGTGCAGACAAGACTGAGACGGAGGTGACGGAATGA
- a CDS encoding ABC transporter permease, giving the protein MSIEENKSNSLVQRVRENPAPAARWGVVMAVLIAAEFGALWGGIMAVPWDVPVNFVADALPAAIGGVITGVASVFANVGDALANLPTLLSRDLIPNQGYKVPGQGWQGTFLGLEPAYAWLIRVAVIYVYAFVTLYWAWRGYLVFRRHYRYADWTPADDMIDRFRSHNWGRFGLVLVMVFVVMALFAPTIGPTTKSQNMMQPYDETSTIQYYDAQSGEVLTTTAGNANLFSASQGDRQNFGLWTYDDFGRFHPFGTLTSGKDLFTFMAFGARISMFIGIFASALAGGIALSLALITAYYAGLTDLAAVLASDAFSAMPRLLILIMLVAVLQDHWISQIYSGAFLLALLFGIWGWMGLWRAVRGPSFQIVENEWVTAAKGFGERPWRIVSKHVAPYVIGYLLIYLSMSLGGYIIGAAGLSYLGLGVTAPTPELGRAISRGQKFVITRSWHISVMPGIFITLLVLGFNALGDGVRDAIDPKSGGDDAAGEAAATGGGG; this is encoded by the coding sequence ATGTCGATTGAAGAAAACAAGAGCAACAGTCTCGTACAGCGCGTGAGAGAGAATCCCGCGCCGGCGGCACGATGGGGGGTCGTCATGGCAGTCCTCATCGCCGCCGAGTTCGGCGCCCTCTGGGGCGGCATCATGGCCGTTCCGTGGGACGTGCCCGTGAACTTCGTCGCGGACGCACTCCCCGCAGCCATCGGCGGCGTCATCACCGGTGTCGCGTCCGTGTTCGCGAACGTCGGCGACGCACTCGCGAACCTGCCGACGCTCCTGAGCCGGGACCTCATCCCGAACCAGGGGTACAAGGTGCCCGGACAGGGCTGGCAGGGGACCTTCCTCGGTCTCGAACCGGCGTACGCGTGGCTCATCCGCGTCGCAGTCATCTACGTGTACGCGTTCGTCACGCTCTACTGGGCGTGGCGCGGCTACCTCGTCTTCCGGCGTCACTACCGGTACGCGGACTGGACGCCGGCCGACGACATGATCGACCGATTCCGCAGCCACAACTGGGGTCGGTTCGGGCTGGTGCTCGTCATGGTGTTCGTCGTGATGGCGCTGTTCGCGCCCACCATCGGTCCGACGACGAAGTCCCAGAACATGATGCAGCCGTACGACGAGACCTCCACCATCCAGTACTACGACGCGCAGTCCGGTGAGGTCTTGACGACGACCGCCGGGAACGCGAACCTGTTCTCGGCGTCGCAAGGTGACCGACAGAACTTCGGCCTGTGGACCTACGACGACTTCGGGAGATTCCACCCGTTCGGGACACTGACGTCCGGAAAAGACCTGTTCACGTTCATGGCGTTCGGGGCGCGCATCTCGATGTTCATCGGGATATTCGCGTCCGCACTCGCGGGCGGCATCGCGTTGTCGCTCGCGCTCATCACGGCGTACTACGCGGGTCTGACCGACCTCGCGGCGGTGCTGGCGAGTGACGCGTTCTCCGCGATGCCGCGCCTGCTCATCCTCATCATGCTGGTGGCGGTGTTGCAGGACCACTGGATATCCCAGATTTACAGCGGCGCCTTCCTCCTCGCGTTACTGTTCGGCATATGGGGGTGGATGGGGCTGTGGCGCGCGGTTCGCGGGCCCTCGTTCCAAATCGTCGAGAACGAGTGGGTCACCGCGGCGAAGGGCTTCGGCGAACGCCCGTGGCGCATCGTGAGTAAACACGTCGCGCCGTACGTCATCGGCTACCTGCTCATCTACCTCTCGATGTCGCTGGGCGGGTACATCATCGGCGCGGCGGGCCTGTCCTACCTCGGACTGGGCGTGACCGCGCCGACGCCGGAACTCGGCCGCGCCATCTCGCGTGGCCAGAAGTTCGTCATCACGCGGTCGTGGCACATCTCGGTGATGCCGGGAATCTTCATCACCCTCCTCGTGCTCGGCTTCAACGCGCTCGGTGACGGCGTCCGCGACGCCATCGACCCGAAGAGTGGTGGCGACGACGCGGCTGGTGAGGCCGCGGCCACAGGGGGTGGTGGGTGA
- a CDS encoding ABC transporter permease, producing the protein MSRWTYFAKRLVLSIPVILFGTSLTFFIIYAGPIDPAYAILGQQATGERIDALHRRLGMNQPLWAQYFDFITDMFMFELGQSWVIRPDVAANDVIMSYAPRTILMGALAVILPLFVGIPLGFYAGLNPNTFGDYLASFSGIVWRAMPNFWLAVILLMILSQSEEFLFGFNWEEFLVSTKVAGTPDMSNLMEPMGFIKAAKVVLPGALVLGSASMGNEMRIGRTAFLEAKNSNYVEMARAKGLPGRTIVWKHIFRNALIPLIPVITAEAAVLVGGSVLVESVFGINGIGWLFFNAMMRGDLPLAGALMYLFILLIVGLNILQDFLYTVVDPRVGFEGN; encoded by the coding sequence ATGAGCCGGTGGACCTATTTCGCGAAACGACTAGTACTGTCGATCCCAGTGATACTGTTCGGCACGTCACTGACGTTCTTCATCATCTACGCCGGGCCCATCGACCCAGCGTACGCTATCCTGGGACAACAAGCGACCGGCGAACGAATCGACGCACTGCACCGCCGGCTGGGCATGAATCAGCCGCTGTGGGCGCAGTACTTCGACTTCATCACGGACATGTTCATGTTCGAACTCGGGCAGTCGTGGGTCATCCGCCCCGACGTCGCCGCCAACGACGTCATCATGTCCTACGCGCCCCGCACCATCCTGATGGGCGCGCTCGCCGTCATCCTCCCGCTGTTCGTCGGGATTCCGCTCGGGTTCTACGCCGGCCTGAACCCGAACACGTTCGGCGACTACCTGGCCTCGTTCAGCGGTATCGTCTGGCGCGCGATGCCGAACTTCTGGCTCGCGGTGATTCTGCTGATGATCCTCTCGCAGTCCGAGGAGTTCCTCTTCGGGTTCAACTGGGAGGAGTTCCTGGTGTCGACGAAAGTCGCCGGGACACCGGACATGAGCAACCTCATGGAACCGATGGGGTTCATCAAAGCCGCGAAAGTGGTGTTGCCCGGCGCGCTCGTCCTCGGCTCCGCCTCGATGGGTAACGAGATGCGTATCGGTCGCACCGCGTTCCTCGAAGCGAAGAACTCGAACTACGTCGAGATGGCGCGCGCGAAGGGCCTTCCGGGCCGCACCATCGTCTGGAAGCACATCTTCCGGAACGCCCTCATCCCGCTGATTCCCGTCATCACCGCGGAAGCCGCGGTGCTGGTCGGCGGGTCCGTGCTCGTCGAGAGCGTCTTCGGTATCAACGGCATCGGGTGGCTGTTCTTCAACGCCATGATGCGCGGCGACCTGCCGCTCGCCGGTGCGCTGATGTACCTGTTCATCCTCCTGATCGTGGGTCTGAACATCCTCCAAGACTTCCTGTACACGGTCGTCGACCCGCGTGTCGGGTTCGAGGGTAACTGA
- a CDS encoding ABC transporter substrate-binding protein, with protein MTDTDNLSRRRFLQGTGAAATAAALAGCTGGGGDDDEETTTSPTDDGGDNGGDNEDSETTEEMEYDPSKTLRSLNVGTMDTLDPIKATDTTSGANIQNIFDALTNYPHGQTNVEMLLAESLETANDGATLTFTLKQGATYNNGDEVTAQDFVYSFERLAASDNSRRSTFILDTLGVKHETETTTVDGEEQEVYKPGTIAVTAEDDYTLTLELEQPFYAATSMLAYTSFSAVPEGLVGDIEGYEGQMSHQEFATKNPVGAGPYTLESWEQASEVQLSARDDYHGETPMNAGIHKAVYTESNARYTYATVNVNADSPYIPSAQYKPDLREFEGTDDRGRRYGTYGPMDENGLTADYYEVATPSTYYLAFNSEVVPKPVRQAVAYVYSQKTFVEQIFPRPAKPAYHFTPPGLFPGGPSNYEEQAQDYKYGYEQRGQVAKAKEVMEAAGYGPDNQFSMSFTMPSSSASSWGSDLYTLLRDQLTQAHIKLELNSADWNTFLNSARNGNVEMYYLGWLADYPGLDNFLNLAYPPATDTSGQAIGYINWSSETGDAAEQAIDGWEMIQNNYGTGQAEARGEGGMMMENAIEEDAVYIPMIHGITQGYSYPWLESPRSGAMGGSRGKEIWAKIGDRGEFE; from the coding sequence ATGACAGATACTGACAACCTCTCCCGGCGTCGGTTCCTTCAGGGAACTGGTGCCGCTGCGACCGCAGCCGCCCTGGCCGGCTGTACCGGTGGCGGCGGGGACGACGACGAAGAAACGACGACCTCGCCCACCGACGACGGTGGCGACAACGGTGGCGACAACGAGGACTCCGAGACGACGGAGGAGATGGAGTACGACCCGAGCAAGACGCTCCGCTCCCTCAACGTCGGTACGATGGACACCCTCGACCCGATCAAGGCGACCGACACCACGTCGGGCGCGAACATCCAGAACATCTTCGACGCGCTGACCAACTATCCGCACGGTCAGACGAACGTCGAGATGCTCCTCGCGGAGTCCCTCGAGACGGCCAACGACGGCGCCACGCTGACGTTCACGCTCAAGCAGGGCGCGACGTACAACAACGGCGACGAGGTCACCGCACAGGACTTCGTCTACTCCTTCGAGCGCCTCGCGGCGTCCGACAACTCGCGGCGCTCCACGTTCATCCTCGACACGCTCGGTGTCAAACACGAGACCGAGACGACGACGGTGGACGGCGAAGAGCAGGAAGTGTACAAGCCCGGCACCATCGCGGTCACCGCCGAGGACGACTACACGCTCACGCTCGAGCTCGAGCAGCCGTTCTACGCGGCGACCAGCATGCTCGCGTACACGTCCTTCTCCGCGGTTCCGGAAGGACTTGTCGGCGACATCGAGGGCTACGAGGGCCAGATGAGCCACCAGGAGTTCGCGACGAAGAACCCGGTCGGCGCAGGCCCGTACACGCTCGAATCCTGGGAGCAGGCGTCCGAAGTTCAGCTCTCCGCCCGTGACGACTACCACGGCGAGACGCCGATGAACGCCGGCATCCACAAGGCGGTGTACACCGAGTCGAACGCGCGATACACGTACGCGACGGTCAACGTCAACGCCGACTCGCCGTACATCCCGTCCGCGCAGTACAAGCCGGACCTCCGCGAATTCGAAGGGACCGACGACCGTGGCCGCCGCTACGGTACCTACGGCCCGATGGACGAGAACGGTCTGACCGCGGACTACTACGAGGTCGCGACGCCGTCGACCTACTACCTCGCGTTCAACTCCGAAGTCGTTCCGAAGCCGGTCCGTCAGGCTGTGGCGTACGTCTACAGCCAGAAGACGTTCGTCGAGCAAATCTTCCCGCGTCCCGCGAAGCCGGCGTACCACTTCACGCCGCCGGGACTGTTCCCGGGCGGCCCGAGCAACTACGAGGAGCAGGCCCAGGACTACAAGTACGGCTACGAGCAGCGTGGCCAGGTCGCCAAGGCCAAGGAAGTCATGGAAGCGGCGGGCTACGGTCCCGACAACCAGTTCTCCATGTCCTTCACGATGCCGTCCAGCTCGGCGTCCTCGTGGGGTAGCGACCTGTACACGCTCCTCCGTGACCAGCTCACGCAGGCGCACATCAAGCTCGAGCTGAACAGCGCCGACTGGAACACGTTCCTCAACAGCGCCCGCAACGGCAACGTCGAGATGTACTATCTCGGCTGGCTCGCCGACTACCCGGGCCTGGACAACTTCCTCAACCTCGCGTACCCGCCGGCGACCGACACGTCCGGTCAGGCCATCGGGTACATCAACTGGAGCTCCGAGACCGGTGACGCCGCAGAGCAGGCTATCGACGGCTGGGAGATGATCCAGAACAACTACGGTACCGGGCAGGCCGAAGCCCGTGGCGAAGGTGGCATGATGATGGAGAACGCCATCGAGGAAGACGCCGTGTACATCCCGATGATTCACGGCATCACGCAGGGCTACAGTTACCCGTGGCTCGAATCCCCGCGCTCGGGTGCCATGGGCGGCTCTCGCGGCAAAGAAATCTGGGCGAAGATCGGCGACCGCGGCGAGTTCGAATAG
- a CDS encoding DUF7556 family protein, which produces MTTDAAQPTSDAHGTDVMASLDEEGRESRLVIADISQDEAWVSMTADAATPLSAWR; this is translated from the coding sequence ATGACGACTGACGCCGCTCAGCCGACGTCTGACGCACACGGGACCGACGTGATGGCCTCGCTGGACGAGGAAGGCCGCGAGTCCCGACTCGTCATCGCGGACATCTCCCAGGACGAGGCCTGGGTATCCATGACCGCGGACGCGGCGACGCCGCTTTCGGCGTGGCGCTGA
- a CDS encoding PPC domain-containing DNA-binding protein — protein MNVREVSGGREYVVRLDHGADWREELESLAEEDDITAAWFVGMGAVQDAELWYYDQDDFEYKSAQFDEPLEVASCVGNISLLDGEPFAHTHVTLSRRSGQALAGHLDRATVFAGELYVRELDTDLERAHDDATDLDLWL, from the coding sequence ATGAACGTCCGTGAAGTCTCCGGCGGCCGCGAGTACGTCGTGCGACTCGACCACGGCGCCGACTGGCGCGAGGAACTCGAGTCGCTCGCCGAGGAGGACGACATTACCGCCGCGTGGTTCGTCGGTATGGGGGCCGTACAGGACGCGGAGCTCTGGTACTACGACCAGGACGACTTCGAGTACAAGAGCGCGCAGTTCGACGAGCCCTTAGAGGTCGCCAGTTGTGTCGGTAATATTTCACTACTCGACGGCGAGCCGTTCGCGCACACGCACGTAACACTATCCCGTCGGTCCGGGCAGGCGCTCGCCGGCCACCTCGACCGCGCGACGGTGTTCGCGGGCGAACTGTACGTCCGAGAACTGGACACCGACCTGGAGCGCGCCCACGACGACGCCACCGACCTCGACCTCTGGCTCTGA